The genomic stretch TCTTGCGCAGCGGGACCGCGCTGAGAACGTACTGTAGGATAGCCATTAGACCCATTGGAAGCGGTGTGTTCACAGCCCCATTTTCGGTGGGTCTTTCTTTGTGACCTCAAAACTGCACGAACCATTGACGCAACTGAACACCGTAAATGCACATGGACTTATACCAGTAGCGCATTTCCCCCGGTTCCAGCTTGCACAACAACGCCCAGACAGGAATCCCGTTCACTCTGGAATTCGCCTTTAAGCGGATGCAAGGCAAAACATGGAGACGTTTCAGGGCTTGGAACCACTTCTTCCCTATGAATTCCCGGTCAGCCAGCAGATAAACCGTTTTCCCCGCCAGGAGCGGCATCACCGCTTCCAGAAGTTCGATCCGCTGCTCAGAGGTGCTGTTGGCACGGTGTGGAATGAGTGTCCAAGCGAGGGGGAAGGAGAACGTGCGCCAGGAGACGCTCAAAATCAAGAAGTTGATGTCCTGCTGACCCCACTTCCAGTTTGTACGATCCAGCAGGAGCAGCACTTGCTGCTCCTGACGCAAGAATGAAAGGACAAATCTGGCAATCATGGTCTGGGACAGCGGATACTGCATGAAACGCTTGAGTCTCTTGTAGACGCTGTTCTCGTTTTCACCAAGTTGGACGACGGGGACAAGACGCCACAGCACGATACTGCGGGTTTGAATCATGCCCAGAATCAGGGCGCATAGAACGACCAGTCTGCGGGGGTCAATCTCGAAGTGAGCTTGGAGCGTGGCAAACAGGTCATACTGAGGATGTCGGCTTCGTCGGTCTTTCATCGCAGAAAAAACCGTACAGGAGCCGACTTTCTTCGTCTACCCCAAACTTTTGTACCCTAGAGAGAAAAGTTTTAGGGGGCAGACATGGAAGCATCCTTGGCGCCCGAGCGCCGGGCAGACCGCATGCCAGACTGAGGGTATGCCGCCCCTGCGTCTCGCTTCCCTGGTGTCCAGCAACAGTGACATTCTCGCCGCGTTGGGGGTGACTTCGTGGGTGGTGGCCGCCGACCACCACAGTGACGCGCCCGGTCTGGAGCAGGCCCGCCGGGTCGGCCCGGACTTGAACATCGACATCCCGGCGCTGGTGGCAACGAAGCCGGATCTGGTGCTGGCCAGCCTCAGCGTGCCGGGTCTGGAGCAGGTCGTGGACGGCGTGCAAAAGGCCGGCTTGCCGCTGCTGGTGCTTGACCCGATCAGTGTCGCGGACGCGCAGGAGGACGTGCGCCGCATCGGGCGGGCACTGGGCCTGGACGCCAGGGCCGAGCAGGTGGTGCAGGGCTGGCAGGCCGAGATGCAGCGCCTGCGCCGCGCTTACCCGCGCCCGCCGCGCGTGGTGGTCGAGTGGTGGCCGCGCCCCGTGATCAACGCCACGCAGGACTCCTGGGTCACGGACCTGCTGGCCGACCTGGGGGCCGAGAACGCCTTCGCGGACAGACCGGGCCGCAGCGCCCCCATGCACTGGCCCGAGGTGGTGGACGCCCGGCCCGACCTGATCGTGTGCTCGTGGTGCGGCGCGAAGAAACTGCGCCCCGAGGTAATTGCGGCGCGGGGCCTGCCGGTGCCGGTCATCCCGGTGCTGGAAAGTGGTCTAGGCCGCCCCGGCCCGCGCCTGGTCGAGGGCGCCCGGCAGATCGCGGCGGCCCTGGAACATCTGGTTCTGACAGAAGAGGCTTTGACGGAAGGGGTAAGCAGGGTGCAGGAGCCGACGCTATAGGCCTTCCTGGCGGGCTTCTCCACTGACCCCTTCCTCATCCCCGATCCCCTCCCAGTACGCCTGCAAATCCGGAGCCAGCGGCACTTCGGCCACGAACTGAGCGCCCTCCCACGGAAAAGCCAGGCGGGCGGCGTGCAGCGCCTGGCGCGCCAGCCCCAGCCGCGCGGTCAGCTGCGGCGTCTGCCCGGTTTCCATGAATTCCAGAAACACATTGGGGTCAAGGCCATAAATCTTGTCGCCGACCATCGGCAGGCCCAGGTGCGACAGGTGCGCCCGGATCTGGTGCAGCCGGCCACTGCGCGGATAAGCCTCGATCAGCGTGTGCTGCCCGCGCCGCCCGGCCACCCGGAAGTCGGTCACGGCGGGCCGCCCATCCGGCACCACCGCCTGCCGGATGACCACCCTGTTCGCGCCGCCCAGGCCCAGTTCCCCCAGTGGAGCGTCCAGCGTGCGGCGTTCCCACTCGGGCGAGCCGTGAACGATGGCCAGGTACGTTTTCCCGACCAGGTGCGTTTTGAACAGCGTGTAGAACCGGCGGGCGGCGTCGCTGTCACGCGTCAGCAGCTGCGCTCCGCTGGTTTCCCTATCCAGGCGGTGCGGCGGGGCCAGGTCGGCCTCGCCCGTTTCGGCCCGCATAAACGTCAGCAAGTCCGGCACGTCCACCCGCCCCTTCACCGGGTGCGTCAGCCACAGCGCCGGTTTGTGAACCACGTAGAAATCCGGGTGTTCCACGATGACGCGCGGTTTCTCTGCCGGCGGCAGAAGAGCATCACGGCTCACCGGGGATTCCCGGGCATCAGCGACATCAGGGCAGCGTCGGGCCGTCGGTGCGTCACGAGAAATTCCTTTCTCCTGCACTTTTCGGATAGGGGAAGGCCTGACTTCACTAGATTTCCCAGACGCTCTGATACGGGCGGTCTTTCAGGCGGGCGGCCAGGTCGACGCCGCGTTCCACGGTGCGGTGCAGGCGCCCGGCCAGCCACTCGCCCGGTACCTCGGGGGCGTCCCAGTGGGCCGAGGTGGCGTACACGAAGTGCGGGTTGACGACGCACTTGAAGTCGAACATCAGGCCCAGCGCGAAGGCCCCGTGACTCAGATAGCCGTGATCCAGGCCGCCCGACACCAGGAACGTCACGGGCCGGTCGAACCACGCGCCGTGCAGGCCGCGCCCGTCGTCGCTGCTGCCGGTGAGTTCCACCAGGGCCTTGGCGCCGCTGCCCACCCCCCAGTTGTACACCGGCACGCCCATGAACACCCCGTCCGCTTCCTGAATGGCCCGGTGATAAGCCGCGAACGCCGGGTGTTCGTAGCAGCCGTCGCCGCCCTGCACGGTCTGCCCCTGAACATTATCGAACGGCGGCAGGGGGGTGATTCGCAGGTCGAGCAGCGTCACCGCGTGACCGGCGGCGGCCAGTTGACGGGCGGCCAGGGTACACAGCCAGGCGCTGCGGCTTTCCGGGTCGAGGCTGGTCGAGAGAACGGTGAATTTCAGGCGTGGGGGAGGGAAGCTCATACAGTGCGCCTACACTGTAGCGGATGAACTCCCGCGCTCTCCTGGCCCTGCTGTGCTGCGCCGCGCCGCTGCTTGGCGGGTGCCGTTACAACTTCGTGCCCCTGATTCCCCGTCCGGTGGACTTCAAGCTGCCCGTGCGCATCGTGGAGGCCAGCCTGACCCGTGAGAAGACCGAACTGGTGCTGAAGGCCAGAATCGACGGCAAGTTCGACCCCGGTTACCTGACCGTCAACTGGTTCGACAACTCCAGACCCATCGGGCAGGACAGCGTTTACCTCGATACCGCCCAGCGCGACGTGACCTTCCGGCTGACCGCGCCGCAGCAGGCCGCCTACCGCGCCACCCTCACCTTCGGCGGGGCGCTGCTGCGGCAGGTCGAACTGTACGAGGTCGAGCCTTGAGCACCTCCCCCACCTCCACCTGCCCCACCTATCAGGGCGTCGTCGAGTGGACGGCCGGCACGGCGCAGCGCTTCATCTGGCGCGGCGGACGCACCGAACCTTACCGCACCGAAGCGCGGCCCGCCCCCGTGAATTACGGCTGCCTGCCGGCCCTCTGGAACCCCGCCGACCACGCCGAGGTGGACGCCGTGTGGCTGGGCGAACCGCGCCCCGTGGGCACGCTGGTGCAGGCCACGCCCTCGGGGCTGCTGCACTTGCAGGACGGCGACCATAAAGTCGTCTTTGGCCCTCTGGAGGATGCCCAGGCCCTGCTGGACTGGTTTCCCGCGGAACGTGGGGCGCGGCTGCTGGCGCCAGCGGACGCGTTGGCCTGGCTGGAGAGCCTGCCCCTCCCCCCCCACCCCTGACGGCCTGTCCGGCGCGGCGCCTGCCCAGAGCACGGGCCAGACGCTATGCTGCCGGCATGGTATGGCTGTTTGCCTTTTTCGTGTTCCTGAGTGCTTCCATGATCCTGTGGGCGACGCTGGGGCCACTGAAAACGACGTCGAATGTGCGGGTGTTGCAGGGGCTGGCCGCCCTGCAGTACGCCGCCGTGGTGGTGCTGCTGGGAGCCAAATGGCTGGGGAAGGTCTGACGGGAGGCGTATGAATGAGTGAAGTGCACACGATTGATCTGATGTTTCAGGAGACGCCGGGCGTCATCGCCGCGTTCGTCTTCGATACCGGGGACGGGCTGGCGGTGGTGGACACCGGGCCGACCTCTACCCTGGGCGTGCTGGAAGAGGGACTCGGCAAGTTGGGCGCGGGCCTGGGGGACGTGCGGCACCTGCTGCTGACCCACATTCACTTCGATCACGCTGGGGCGGCCGGCAGCATTCTGGAAAAATCCCGCAAGGCGCGGGTGTACGTTCACGAGAAGGGCGCGCCGCACCTGGTCAACCCGGAAAAGCTGCTGGCCAGCGCCACGCAGATTTACGGCGACCAGATGGACACGCTGTGGGGCGAGATGAAACCCATGGACGCCGATCGCGTGACCGCACTGACGGGCGGCGAGGGCCTCAAGCTCGGCCACGCCGACATTCACGCGCTGTACACGCCCGGTCACGCGGTGCACCACCTGGCCTACCACAGCGGGGACGACCTGTTCACCGGAGACGTGGGCGGTATTCGCCTGCTGGAGCGGCAGACGCCCCGCGCCCCCACGCCGCCGCCCGACATCAACCTGGCATTGTGGCGGGAAAGCATCGAGCGGCTGCGGCAGCTGGACGCCCGCACCCTGCACCTGGCGCACTTCGGCCGTTACCCGCAAAGTCAGGCGCACTGGGACGGCCTGCTTCAGACCATGCAACTGGATGCCGAGCGCGTGCGCGAACCCATGCAGCAGGGCCGGGACTTTGCCTACATCAAGGAGCAGTTCACGGAAACGCTGCTGGCTGAGCTGGCCGACGAGGACGCTGCGCTGCCGGAGCTGTACGAATTTGCCTGCCCCCCGTGGATGAGCGTGCAGGGGCTGATGCGCTACTGGACGCGCCAGGCCGCCCGCAGCGCCATCCAGGGAGGACAGGCATGAAGGTGCTGGTCATCGGCAGCGGCGGGCGCGAGCACGCCATCGTGGACGCCTGCCAGCGCTGCGGCCACGAGGTCATCTGCACCCCCGGCAACCCCGGCATCGCCGAACTGGCCCGCGTGGTCACCTGCGCCCAGGACGCCGAGAGCCTGGCCAGCCTGGCGCAGGCCGAGGGGGTGGACATCGTGATTGTCGGCCCGGAAGCCTACCTGGCCGCCGGGGTGGTGGACGCCTGCGCCGCCCGTGGCATTCCCGCCTTCGGCCCCACGCAGGCCGCGAGCCGCCTGGAAGGCGACAAGGCCTGGAGCAAGGCCTTCATGGTGCGCCACGGCGTGCCCACCGCCCAGCACCGCGCCTTCGAGACGCTGGAAGACGCGCAGCGGTACGTGCAGACCCGCACCCCGCCCATCGTGGTCAAGGACGCGGCGCTGAAAGCCGGCAAGGGCGTCACCATCGCCCAGACGCACAGTTTCGCGCAGGCGGCGCTGGAGGACATCTTCAGCGACCCCGGCGCGAAAGTCGTGATCGAGGACTTCATGACCGGGCAGGAGGTCAGCATCCTGGCGCTGTGCGACGGCGAACGCTACGCCCTGACGCCCCCCAGCCAGGATCACAAGACCATCTTTGAAGGCGACACCGGCCCCATGACCGGCGGCATGGGCGTCATCTGCCCCTTTCCGCTGTCGGACGCGCAACTGGGGGTGATTCGCCGTGAGATCATCGAGCGCACCCTGGCCGGCATGCGTGAGGAAGGCCTGCCTTTCAGGGGCGTGCTGTACGCCGGCCTGATGCTTACGCCCGCCGGGCCGCAGGTCGTGGAATTCAACGCCCGCTTTGGCGACCCGGAAGCCGAGGCCATCCTGCCACTGCTGCAAAGCGACCTGGCCCAGCACGCCCTGGACGCCGCTCAGGGTAATCTCGACCCTGCGGCCGTGCACTTCCGCGAGGGGGCCAGCGCCGTGGTCATCATGGCCGCCCCCAACTACCCGGCCGACCCGCAAAAAGGCATTCCCCTGCAGCTGCCCGCTACGGGCGACCAGGAACGCATCTACCACGCCGGCACCACCATCCAGGAAGGCCGCCTGGTCAGCAGTGGCGGACGCGTCCTGGCCGTCACCGCTCTGGCCGACACCCTCCCGGCCGCCCGCGCGAAGGCCTATCACCTCGCCAGCCAGGTGGGGTTCCCCGGAGCGCAACTGCGCCGGGACATCGGCTTTCGCCTCGGCCTGCACGATTGACCGCAGCCGACGCAGGCGCTACCATTCCTTTCGCCCTTCACCCGTGGGCCGGTGTGGCGGAATTGGTAGACGCACCCGACTCAAAATCGGACATCGCAAGATGTGCCAGTTCGACTCTGGTCACCGGCACCAACGGATGTAGCTAAGACCCTGCGCAAGCGGGGTTTTTGGCTTTTGCCTCAGGCCCGAGCAGGGGCCGGATCGAGCCACGACCGGCACGAATCGGGTGACGCTCAGGCGTGCAGCAGGAGGCCAGATGAAGCTTGAAGAGCTGCACCAGATACACCGCCGACACCTGCTGTCCATGCGTCGCAGCCCCAGGACTGTCGAGTTCTACGAGCAGGGCATGCTCGCCCTGACCCGCTATCTCGACTCGCAGGGAACGCCGCCGGACACGGATCACGTGAGCCGCCTGACGCTCCAGGAGTTGCAGCTGGCCCTACGGGAGCGCGGCCTGTCGCCGGGTGGCGAGCACGCCATCCTGCGTGCAATCCGTGGGGCATTCCGCTGGGCGATCGAAGAGGAGCTGATCACCGTTGATCCCACCAGGAAGTTGCGCATGCCAGCGCTGCCGCAGGAGCGTCCGCCGACCGTGCAGCCCGAGGAGATCAGGGCGGCGCTGAAGCTGGTCGCTGCCATGGATCAGCCGCTCAGGAACCGCGCCCTACTGCTGGTGATGTTGGACTGCGGGCTGCGGATGGGTGAGATCATCCAGCTGCGGGTTGAGGATGTCGATCTGGCCGCGGGGATGGTCACGGTGCGGGCAGAGACGGCGAAGCGTGAAAAGGAGCGGCGCGTTCCGATCGGGATCAAAGCGTCGCGCGCAGTGGCGGCCTACGAGCGGCGGGAGCGTGATCCGGTGTTCCCGCACGTTGGCGAGCTCTTCCTGAATCGCAGCGGAGAGCCCATGACCGCTGGCGGGATACATCACCTGATGGTCAAGGTGGCGAAAGGCATCGGCGTCCCGCGCTCGCATGTGGCCCCACACGCCTGGAGGCGCGCGTTCGCGGTGGGGATGCTGCGCGGTGGGGCGAACTTGTTTGAGCTTCAGCAGATGATGGGCCACACCACGCTTGAGATGACAAGGAAGTACGTCAAGCTACTTCCGGACGACCTCCAGCGGGTGCACCTGCGCGCTAGTCCGGCTGATCGGCTGTAGGAATGCGCCCGAGCACAGATGTGGGGCATGAATGAAGTCAAGGACGATACAAGAGAGAGCTTCGTCGAGTTGGCCCGCGAGCTGGAGAGCATCGGCGTGCACGTCACTGCCCGACTCAAGGGCATGATCAAGCTGCGGCATGACGGCAGGGACGCAGGCGAGCTCACGGCATGGTGCTGGGTGCAGCCCGCTGGCGCTGATCCTGAGGTGCAGCGGGTCGTCGAAGGAATCACGGGAGCCCTTCGTGCCGACCCTTCCCTTGCCGCCGAGCTCGACCTC from Deinococcus fonticola encodes the following:
- a CDS encoding transposase, coding for MIQTRSIVLWRLVPVVQLGENENSVYKRLKRFMQYPLSQTMIARFVLSFLRQEQQVLLLLDRTNWKWGQQDINFLILSVSWRTFSFPLAWTLIPHRANSTSEQRIELLEAVMPLLAGKTVYLLADREFIGKKWFQALKRLHVLPCIRLKANSRVNGIPVWALLCKLEPGEMRYWYKSMCIYGVQLRQWFVQF
- a CDS encoding helical backbone metal receptor, which gives rise to MPPLRLASLVSSNSDILAALGVTSWVVAADHHSDAPGLEQARRVGPDLNIDIPALVATKPDLVLASLSVPGLEQVVDGVQKAGLPLLVLDPISVADAQEDVRRIGRALGLDARAEQVVQGWQAEMQRLRRAYPRPPRVVVEWWPRPVINATQDSWVTDLLADLGAENAFADRPGRSAPMHWPEVVDARPDLIVCSWCGAKKLRPEVIAARGLPVPVIPVLESGLGRPGPRLVEGARQIAAALEHLVLTEEALTEGVSRVQEPTL
- a CDS encoding RluA family pseudouridine synthase is translated as MSRDALLPPAEKPRVIVEHPDFYVVHKPALWLTHPVKGRVDVPDLLTFMRAETGEADLAPPHRLDRETSGAQLLTRDSDAARRFYTLFKTHLVGKTYLAIVHGSPEWERRTLDAPLGELGLGGANRVVIRQAVVPDGRPAVTDFRVAGRRGQHTLIEAYPRSGRLHQIRAHLSHLGLPMVGDKIYGLDPNVFLEFMETGQTPQLTARLGLARQALHAARLAFPWEGAQFVAEVPLAPDLQAYWEGIGDEEGVSGEARQEGL
- a CDS encoding NADPH-dependent FMN reductase, whose translation is MSFPPPRLKFTVLSTSLDPESRSAWLCTLAARQLAAAGHAVTLLDLRITPLPPFDNVQGQTVQGGDGCYEHPAFAAYHRAIQEADGVFMGVPVYNWGVGSGAKALVELTGSSDDGRGLHGAWFDRPVTFLVSGGLDHGYLSHGAFALGLMFDFKCVVNPHFVYATSAHWDAPEVPGEWLAGRLHRTVERGVDLAARLKDRPYQSVWEI
- a CDS encoding inorganic diphosphatase, which produces MSTSPTSTCPTYQGVVEWTAGTAQRFIWRGGRTEPYRTEARPAPVNYGCLPALWNPADHAEVDAVWLGEPRPVGTLVQATPSGLLHLQDGDHKVVFGPLEDAQALLDWFPAERGARLLAPADALAWLESLPLPPHP
- a CDS encoding MBL fold metallo-hydrolase, giving the protein MSEVHTIDLMFQETPGVIAAFVFDTGDGLAVVDTGPTSTLGVLEEGLGKLGAGLGDVRHLLLTHIHFDHAGAAGSILEKSRKARVYVHEKGAPHLVNPEKLLASATQIYGDQMDTLWGEMKPMDADRVTALTGGEGLKLGHADIHALYTPGHAVHHLAYHSGDDLFTGDVGGIRLLERQTPRAPTPPPDINLALWRESIERLRQLDARTLHLAHFGRYPQSQAHWDGLLQTMQLDAERVREPMQQGRDFAYIKEQFTETLLAELADEDAALPELYEFACPPWMSVQGLMRYWTRQAARSAIQGGQA
- the purD gene encoding phosphoribosylamine--glycine ligase; translated protein: MKVLVIGSGGREHAIVDACQRCGHEVICTPGNPGIAELARVVTCAQDAESLASLAQAEGVDIVIVGPEAYLAAGVVDACAARGIPAFGPTQAASRLEGDKAWSKAFMVRHGVPTAQHRAFETLEDAQRYVQTRTPPIVVKDAALKAGKGVTIAQTHSFAQAALEDIFSDPGAKVVIEDFMTGQEVSILALCDGERYALTPPSQDHKTIFEGDTGPMTGGMGVICPFPLSDAQLGVIRREIIERTLAGMREEGLPFRGVLYAGLMLTPAGPQVVEFNARFGDPEAEAILPLLQSDLAQHALDAAQGNLDPAAVHFREGASAVVIMAAPNYPADPQKGIPLQLPATGDQERIYHAGTTIQEGRLVSSGGRVLAVTALADTLPAARAKAYHLASQVGFPGAQLRRDIGFRLGLHD
- a CDS encoding tyrosine-type recombinase/integrase, whose translation is MKLEELHQIHRRHLLSMRRSPRTVEFYEQGMLALTRYLDSQGTPPDTDHVSRLTLQELQLALRERGLSPGGEHAILRAIRGAFRWAIEEELITVDPTRKLRMPALPQERPPTVQPEEIRAALKLVAAMDQPLRNRALLLVMLDCGLRMGEIIQLRVEDVDLAAGMVTVRAETAKREKERRVPIGIKASRAVAAYERRERDPVFPHVGELFLNRSGEPMTAGGIHHLMVKVAKGIGVPRSHVAPHAWRRAFAVGMLRGGANLFELQQMMGHTTLEMTRKYVKLLPDDLQRVHLRASPADRL